The following are from one region of the Alicyclobacillus fastidiosus genome:
- a CDS encoding alpha-glucosidase/alpha-galactosidase, protein MNKIAFIGAGSTVFAKNVLGDCMLTAALQDFEFALYDIDLERLHDSANMLNNLRETTRSRVQIQAYENRKDALRGAKYVVNAIQVGGYDPCTITDFEIPKKYGLRQTIADTVGIGGIFRNLRTIPVMLDIAQDMQEVCPDALFLNYTNPMAVLTNVMNTYGGIRTVGLCHSVQVCVPHLFSSLGMDSTGVQSKIAGINHMAWLLEVTRDGEDLYPEIKRRAREKQLEKHDDMVRFEMMLRFGYYITESSEHNAEYHPYFIKQTYPELIERFNIPLDEYPRRCVAQISRWKTMRDELVQNRQLSHQRTHEYASYIMEAVETNVPFKIGANVMNTGLIPNLPREACVEVPCLVDASGVTPTYVGNLPPQCAALNRTNINTQLLTIEAAITGKREHIYHAAMLDPHTSAELSLDDIVALCDELIDAHGKWLPQYR, encoded by the coding sequence TTGAACAAGATCGCGTTTATCGGTGCCGGGAGCACCGTCTTCGCCAAGAACGTCTTAGGGGATTGCATGCTGACCGCCGCGCTACAGGATTTCGAGTTTGCCTTGTACGACATCGACCTGGAACGGCTGCACGACTCGGCAAACATGTTGAATAACTTGCGCGAGACGACGCGCAGTCGCGTGCAGATTCAGGCGTACGAAAACCGGAAGGACGCACTTCGTGGCGCCAAGTACGTCGTCAACGCGATTCAGGTAGGCGGCTATGACCCCTGTACCATTACTGACTTTGAAATTCCCAAGAAGTACGGATTGCGGCAAACGATTGCCGACACGGTCGGCATCGGCGGCATCTTCCGCAACCTGCGCACGATTCCGGTCATGCTCGACATCGCACAAGACATGCAAGAAGTGTGCCCTGACGCGCTATTTTTGAACTATACCAATCCGATGGCTGTATTGACCAACGTGATGAATACGTACGGCGGTATTCGCACGGTCGGCCTCTGCCACAGCGTCCAGGTTTGTGTGCCGCACCTGTTTTCGAGCCTGGGGATGGACTCGACGGGTGTCCAATCGAAGATCGCTGGGATCAATCACATGGCTTGGCTGTTGGAGGTCACTAGGGACGGCGAGGATCTATATCCGGAGATCAAGCGTCGCGCTCGCGAAAAGCAACTGGAGAAGCACGACGATATGGTTCGATTTGAAATGATGCTGCGCTTCGGCTATTACATCACGGAATCCTCCGAGCACAATGCGGAGTACCACCCTTACTTTATTAAACAAACGTATCCAGAGCTCATCGAGCGGTTCAACATCCCGCTCGATGAGTACCCAAGGCGGTGTGTGGCGCAAATCAGCCGCTGGAAGACGATGCGTGACGAATTGGTTCAAAACCGGCAATTATCGCACCAGCGCACGCATGAGTACGCCTCCTATATCATGGAGGCAGTGGAGACGAACGTCCCGTTCAAAATCGGCGCAAACGTCATGAACACAGGTCTGATCCCGAATCTACCGAGGGAAGCCTGCGTGGAAGTCCCTTGTCTCGTGGACGCCAGTGGTGTGACGCCGACATACGTAGGGAATCTCCCGCCGCAGTGCGCGGCCTTGAATAGAACGAACATCAACACGCAGTTGCTGACCATCGAAGCCGCGATCACGGGGAAACGGGAGCATATCTATCACGCCGCGATGCTCGATCCGCATACTTCAGCGGAGCTGTCCCTGGACGATATCGTAGCTCTCTGTGACGAGTTGATCGACGCCCACGGCAAGTGGTTGCCTCAGTACAGGTAA
- the melA gene encoding alpha-galactosidase translates to MSFKVAFIGAGSIGFTRGLLRDLLSVPEFQQIEVAFTDINPHNLDMVTQLCQRDIRENGLAIEISSTTDRREALKGARYVFVVVRIGGLEAFQLDVDIPLKYGVDQCVGDTLCAGGIMYGQRGIPEMLAICKDIREVAEPGCLLLNYANPMAMLTWACNQYGGVKTIGLCHGVQGGHAQIAKAFGLPQDEVDIICAGINHQTWYIQIRHKGEDLTGKLLEAFENHPEFSKTEKVRIDMLRRFGYYSTESNGHLSEYVPWYRKRPEEIREWIDLGTWINGETGGYLRVCTEGRNWFETDFPNWMNDPALVYSQATRGREHGSYIIEGLETGRVYRGHFNVVNNAVIANLPDDAVIEAPGYVDRNGINIPRVGELPLGCAAVCNASISVQRLAVEAAVRGDDTLLRQAMMMDPLVGAVCNPPEIWQMVDEMLVAEERWLPQYSEAISQAKARLSSGDLIPTRRYEGAARLKVKTVEEMQEDRMAANRNAAESDKAQERPALNRH, encoded by the coding sequence ATGTCGTTTAAGGTTGCGTTTATTGGCGCTGGCAGTATTGGGTTTACGAGAGGGTTGTTGAGGGACCTCCTGTCGGTTCCAGAGTTTCAGCAGATTGAAGTCGCGTTCACGGATATCAACCCGCACAATCTCGACATGGTGACGCAGCTGTGCCAACGGGATATCCGCGAAAACGGCTTAGCGATAGAGATCTCTTCCACGACGGACAGGCGAGAAGCGCTGAAAGGCGCCAGGTACGTGTTCGTCGTGGTCCGCATTGGAGGACTCGAAGCGTTCCAACTGGATGTCGACATCCCCTTGAAATACGGGGTCGATCAGTGTGTTGGCGATACGCTTTGCGCGGGCGGCATCATGTATGGGCAACGGGGCATCCCCGAGATGCTGGCGATCTGCAAAGACATCCGCGAGGTTGCCGAACCCGGCTGCTTGTTGCTCAACTACGCGAATCCAATGGCTATGCTGACTTGGGCTTGCAATCAATACGGCGGGGTGAAGACGATTGGCCTCTGTCATGGGGTGCAAGGCGGCCATGCACAAATCGCAAAGGCATTTGGTTTGCCGCAGGACGAAGTGGACATCATCTGTGCGGGCATCAATCACCAAACCTGGTACATCCAAATCAGGCACAAGGGGGAGGACCTGACCGGGAAACTGCTCGAAGCTTTTGAGAACCATCCGGAATTCAGCAAAACGGAGAAAGTCCGCATCGATATGTTGAGGAGGTTTGGGTACTACAGCACGGAGTCCAATGGCCATTTGAGCGAGTACGTACCTTGGTACCGCAAGCGGCCGGAGGAAATTCGCGAGTGGATCGATCTAGGCACTTGGATCAACGGCGAGACAGGCGGTTACCTGCGCGTCTGCACGGAAGGGCGAAACTGGTTTGAGACGGACTTCCCGAATTGGATGAACGATCCGGCGCTGGTCTATTCACAAGCCACGCGCGGCCGCGAACATGGTTCGTACATTATCGAAGGGCTGGAGACGGGCCGGGTCTATCGAGGCCACTTTAACGTCGTCAACAACGCCGTCATTGCCAACTTGCCCGATGACGCCGTCATCGAGGCCCCTGGCTATGTCGATCGCAATGGCATCAATATCCCACGGGTCGGCGAACTGCCTTTAGGGTGCGCTGCGGTATGCAACGCCAGCATCTCTGTGCAGCGACTCGCGGTCGAGGCCGCGGTGCGCGGGGATGATACACTGCTTCGGCAAGCGATGATGATGGATCCCCTCGTAGGAGCCGTCTGCAATCCGCCTGAAATTTGGCAGATGGTCGACGAGATGTTGGTGGCCGAGGAGCGATGGCTGCCTCAGTACAGCGAGGCGATTTCCCAGGCGAAAGCGCGGTTGAGTTCCGGCGATCTGATTCCGACCCGTCGGTATGAAGGCGCCGCTAGGCTGAAAGTGAAGACTGTGGAAGAGATGCAAGAAGACCGCATGGCGGCCAATCGGAATGCAGCGGAGTCCGATAAGGCACAGGAGCGCCCGGCGTTAAACAGGCATTGA
- a CDS encoding carbohydrate ABC transporter permease: MSTQPGTVPLSRQRATRKPRGKRYASSFVKHAVLILLGISFVFPLFWMISTSVKPSFEQMVWPPVWIPHPFQWSNYPSAMKFEPFLHYIFNTLYYCIAAVIGTVLSCSLVAYGFARIEFPERGFLFFLMLATMMLPFQVTMIPLFVLFKNIGWVGSFKPLIIPCFFGNAFQIFLLRQFFMTIPRSLSEAAYMDGASEFKIFYRIILPLAKPALATVALFQFMYCWNDFLGPIIYLNNSSLYTISLGLQQYVSSYGTQWGLLMAASTVATLPLIILYFLTQRTFIEGISVTGLKG; this comes from the coding sequence ATGAGTACACAACCCGGCACCGTACCACTCAGTAGGCAACGTGCGACTCGCAAGCCGAGAGGAAAACGATACGCGTCGAGCTTCGTCAAACATGCGGTGCTCATCCTATTAGGGATTTCGTTTGTCTTTCCGCTGTTCTGGATGATCTCTACTTCGGTCAAGCCGAGTTTTGAGCAGATGGTCTGGCCACCTGTCTGGATACCGCACCCGTTTCAGTGGTCCAACTACCCAAGCGCGATGAAGTTTGAGCCCTTTTTGCACTATATCTTTAATACACTTTACTATTGCATAGCTGCGGTGATTGGAACGGTTTTGTCGTGTAGTCTCGTAGCGTATGGTTTTGCGCGCATCGAGTTTCCAGAACGAGGTTTTCTGTTCTTTCTCATGCTAGCTACGATGATGCTTCCTTTTCAGGTGACGATGATCCCGCTGTTCGTCCTCTTTAAGAACATTGGCTGGGTCGGATCGTTCAAGCCGCTGATTATCCCGTGCTTTTTTGGAAACGCGTTTCAGATCTTTCTGCTGAGGCAGTTCTTTATGACGATTCCGAGATCGCTTTCTGAGGCCGCCTACATGGATGGGGCCAGTGAGTTTAAAATCTTTTACAGAATCATTCTCCCATTGGCGAAGCCCGCGCTGGCAACCGTGGCGCTATTCCAGTTCATGTACTGCTGGAACGACTTCTTAGGGCCTATCATCTACTTAAACAACTCTTCGCTTTATACCATTTCACTGGGACTGCAACAGTATGTCAGCTCCTATGGCACGCAGTGGGGCTTGTTGATGGCGGCCTCTACGGTTGCGACGCTACCGTTAATCATTTTGTACTTCCTCACGCAACGGACATTTATCGAAGGCATCTCCGTCACAGGTCTCAAGGGCTAA